AATTTAGTCAGGTTGAGTTAAAAATTGTCAAACTCCTCAATCTCTTACTATTCCCTGTTAAGAGTTCCCTTTCCTCACCATCATTGCCATGTTTCACCAATTCTTCCGCAAAACCCCACTTGCTTGGTTACAAATGAGTCGCCAAAAGGCACGGTTGCTGGCTGCGATCGCAGGCATTGCCTTTGCTGATTTTCTCATGTTTTTTCAACTGGGAGTCAGAGATGCTCTCTATGATTCCCAGGTTCGTCCTTATACGACACTCCAAGGGGATTTATTTTTAGTGAATAAATTGTCAGATAATCTGGCATCGATCAAAAGTTTCTCACGAGCGAATCTTTATCAAGCCGCAGGCATTAATGGTGTCGAGTCCGTTAGCTTACTATATATTGGTCAAGCCGCTTGGCGCAATCCGGATAACCAAGCCAGTCGTCAAATCTTTGTCTATGGAATCGAGCCGAATCAGCCAGCGTTTAATTTGCCGGATGTGAATCAACAACTCGATCAACTGAAGTTATTAAATCACGCCTTATTTGACCGAGCCGGAACCCTGGATCAAATTGGCGATGTTCCCGCGTTGCTGGAAGAAGAGAATCCGCTTTCGGTTCAGGCAAATGATTTGCAAATTCAAATTGTGGGATTATTTACACTGGGTAGCTCCTTTTCGGCGATTGGTAGTTTAATTACCAGTGATTCTACTTTTTTGCGCTTGTTTCCTGAACGACAAGTAGATGACATTGATTTAGGGATTATTAAAGTCAACTCTGATGCCAATATTGAGCAGGTACGGTCAGATTTACGAGAGATTTTACCCGATGATTTACTGATCTTAACGATTGATGAATTTGCCGCTCGTGAACTTGCCTATTGGAATACGGGATCGGCGATCGGTCCAACGTTTAACCTGGGTGTGGCGATTGGCTTTTTGGTGGGAGCGGTGATTGTTTATCAAATTCTTTACACTGATGTTTCTGATCATTTGCCTGAATACGCGACATTGAAGGCAATGGGCTATAGTGATGCCTATCTGATTGGAGTTCTCACTCAAGAGGCTTTGCTGTTAGCCGCTTTGGGCTTTGTGCCAGGGTTTTTACTCTCTAGTGGACTGTATAACCTGTTTCAGTCTGCCACACTTTTACCCATTGGCATGAAACTCTCTCGTGCGATAACGGTGTTGGCATTGACGATGATTATGTGTGTTGGTGCCGGCGCGATCGCGTTGCGAAAATTGCAGCAAGCTGATCCGGCGGATATTTTTTAATCGGGAATGGGGAATGGGGAATAGTAAGGATTTGATTATTCTGAAACTTTATTATTACAGCGGACAAAGTTTATGTTTAAATAATCATTAATTTAAATTATTGTAAGCCTCACAAAAATCACTAAAAATAGTAGCAAAAATGTCCAATTATACTTCAAGAATTAACCCTGTAATTTCAGTTCACCATCTCAATCATTACTTTGGTCGAGGTGAACTCCGTAAACAAGTATTATTTGATATCAATCTAGATATTTACCCCGGAGAGATTGTAATTATGACTGGACCATCGGGTTCAGGGAAAACCACCTTATTAGCACTCGTTGGTGGATTGAGATCGGCTCAAGAAGGCAGTCTCACGATTTTGGGACAAGAAATGTGTGGTGCGAGTAAGCGTCAACTGATGCAAGTGCGGCAAAAAATTGGCTATATTTTTCAAGCACACAACTTACTTACATTCCTAACGGCGAAGCAGAATGTCCGCATGTCCTTGGAACTGCACGATCGCTACCTGAATCGAGATATCGATCGACTCGCAACCGAGACACTCAACGCCGTTGGTTTAGGCGATCGCCTCAATTACTATCCAGAGAATCTTTCTGGGGGACAAAAACAGCGAGTTGCGATCGCCCGTGCGTTAGCCAGTCATCCCCAAATTGTCCTGGCTGATGAACCGACGGCTTCCCTGGATAAAAAATCGGGTCGGGATGTTGTCGAAATTATGCAGCGTTTAGCTAAAGAGCAAGGGTGTACAATTTTGCTTGTTACCCATGATAATCGGATTCTGGACGTGGCTGATCGGATTATTCAGATGGAAGATGGTTTTTTGGTAGAAGCAGCACAGGATAAGTTTTTGACGACTTCCATGCAAGCAGGGGGAGGAAATCGGAGTTTATCGTGATGTCAAAAAACAGGTTATTGTCTCCCCATTTCCAACCTAAGTATACCCCGCATAACTAATATTTAATAGTCATTTTTTTAGTTATTGGATTTTACCGCAATCTATTTAGGATTGTTATATATAGGTTAAAATTCAACAAATGAGTGGTTTTTGTTTTGTTGAGGTTTGTTCAATTGTGCTAATTGAGCGTGAATCTTTTTAAAGTCCCTGATGTGCTGGTCACTGAGGAAAGCCGTAAGCGGCTCCCAGGTATTTTCGCTCGATTTAGCCCTCATAATTTCAGTATTAGAAGGTAAATGAATTAGGGATAATTGTCCAGATTTTAGGGTGGCTTGGTAATTCCTCCCTTTGAGACAGTTTGTCTTTTGGCTAGCCAGCAAATTCTTGAGAACTGTGGCAACAAACTGAGTGCGATGCCATTGAGTGGAAGAGACTTGAGTCGAGTTTGTAGAGCGGCTATCAGAGGGAGGTGTTTTTGAGTTACACAATTGCTGGATTGGCAGATAATCCCTGGAAGAATCATAGCTGACGTTTCGATACTTTTGCAGTCCCCTTAGGGTATAAGCCTTTCCCAGTCGGGAACCTTTGAAAGCGAGTCCCTTAAAGCCATAGCTGATACCAGTAAGGTTTCCGGAGTCGTTGGCAGAAATGCGGACATTCACACCGACTGTGGTTAGTTGTTTAATCAGGTTTGGTAACGTCAGAGGAATAGAGGTGAAGTGGTCAATTGTTTCCTGGAGATGCTGCTTGATAGGTTTCTCTGGGGGAGATAAACGCAAACCCCTTTCGTATTGGAATGTCTCCCGTCGGCGTCGCCGTTCCTGTCCAGTGGAAGGAGCCTGTTTTTCACTGTCCCAACTTGGTGTTACTGGGGTAAGATTATACTGTTTTTCTAGTTCTCTGAGGGTTCGTTCAGAACGCTTCCAGTCCATCCAGGAGGATACGGTTAATCCATCGGTGATTTGCACCCGATTGACTACAATATGGAAATGCGATCGCACTTTACCTTCTTCGGTGGTTGTGTCGTTA
The nucleotide sequence above comes from Coleofasciculus chthonoplastes PCC 7420. Encoded proteins:
- the devC gene encoding ABC transporter permease DevC; translation: MFHQFFRKTPLAWLQMSRQKARLLAAIAGIAFADFLMFFQLGVRDALYDSQVRPYTTLQGDLFLVNKLSDNLASIKSFSRANLYQAAGINGVESVSLLYIGQAAWRNPDNQASRQIFVYGIEPNQPAFNLPDVNQQLDQLKLLNHALFDRAGTLDQIGDVPALLEEENPLSVQANDLQIQIVGLFTLGSSFSAIGSLITSDSTFLRLFPERQVDDIDLGIIKVNSDANIEQVRSDLREILPDDLLILTIDEFAARELAYWNTGSAIGPTFNLGVAIGFLVGAVIVYQILYTDVSDHLPEYATLKAMGYSDAYLIGVLTQEALLLAALGFVPGFLLSSGLYNLFQSATLLPIGMKLSRAITVLALTMIMCVGAGAIALRKLQQADPADIF
- a CDS encoding DevA family ABC transporter ATP-binding protein; the protein is MSNYTSRINPVISVHHLNHYFGRGELRKQVLFDINLDIYPGEIVIMTGPSGSGKTTLLALVGGLRSAQEGSLTILGQEMCGASKRQLMQVRQKIGYIFQAHNLLTFLTAKQNVRMSLELHDRYLNRDIDRLATETLNAVGLGDRLNYYPENLSGGQKQRVAIARALASHPQIVLADEPTASLDKKSGRDVVEIMQRLAKEQGCTILLVTHDNRILDVADRIIQMEDGFLVEAAQDKFLTTSMQAGGGNRSLS
- a CDS encoding relaxase/mobilization nuclease domain-containing protein, yielding MIGKITKGSDFNSLLRYIESKPDAQYLGGNMLGTTREEFTQAFHLVSRRSNRVKFPVAHISLSPHPDEKLSTLQVLQFAQTYLNKIGCSECQWVLYSHNDTTTEEGKVRSHFHIVVNRVQITDGLTVSSWMDWKRSERTLRELEKQYNLTPVTPSWDSEKQAPSTGQERRRRRETFQYERGLRLSPPEKPIKQHLQETIDHFTSIPLTLPNLIKQLTTVGVNVRISANDSGNLTGISYGFKGLAFKGSRLGKAYTLRGLQKYRNVSYDSSRDYLPIQQLCNSKTPPSDSRSTNSTQVSSTQWHRTQFVATVLKNLLASQKTNCLKGRNYQATLKSGQLSLIHLPSNTEIMRAKSSENTWEPLTAFLSDQHIRDFKKIHAQLAQLNKPQQNKNHSFVEF